The window TTAATCTTATTGTATAGGGatggaaaaaatacatattactgAAGTTGATATAAATTTGTTGTAAGCAGAGAAATGGAAATTACtgtcatatttttaactttgaagTCCACAAATTTGGAGAGGGAGCACGAACGAGCCTTTGCCGGTGATGATATATGTTTTACTCTTTACACTGATTaaatcattcattcatattcatgatttaattttttgatttcagaaatgtgtttttggaaGGTGAAGTCAATAATCTGGAATGCAGCTTGCCTGCTGCTCGAAAAACCGGAACCACCATCTGTGGGGTGGTCTTCAAGGttagtgacagaaacaaatactgGACTTAGAATGATTtatctagatcagtgtttctaaacctttttcgggccagcgcccccccagcctttatccaggtccctcaccgccccccaccaaagaatttgcaggctacttttcactgactattttattattaatattactatcactattgtagatgttttgatttttatgcttgtttctgtatttattatcaagaataatttcccagagaacaaaaaagccatgagaatagaaattattttcacagctgtctacaaaaaatgcaatgaacattcaagttaaaatctgtaggcctaacagcagccaatcagagtgaaaaaaatattctttgtaccattttctagttgttaaatattccacaaaataaccagataaaagatgaacaacatgccagtttaaacttttaactatttgcaaaacaactgagctctgcWacattaaaacatggatagaactgtaactacattaatcataactcttcttctcttcagtgtttctgtcagtttctggtggtgcagctctgtgctgccttcaggagaatgggacatcagagtatcatcaaTAAAACTTCATCCACATGGCAGAGCTAATACAGTCCCCTTATTAAGTATTGCTCTAAAgttcttgccataccagtttattcctatgtatttactttggtttcttagtttattcttgcattttgttcttcattaaatttcatttagtttcctttgattagtattttcctctcttggtttatttctatgtccactttagtttctttcctgttgctagatttaatttatcgtttattgaccatcagtaattttcactcagtttgctgcgccgcctaaacctcactgttcagcgtcggattctctgtttttatgccataattcacatctagttcgtcgctccattTTANNNNNNNNNNNNNNNNNNNNNNNNNNNNNNNNNNNNNNNNNNNNNNNNNNNNNNNNNNNNNNNNNNNNNNNNNNNNNNNNNNNNNNNNNNNNNNNNNNNNNNNNNNNNNNNNNNNNNNNNNNNNNNNNNNNNNNNNNNNNNNNNNNNNNNNNNNNTCACccgtggagggatttctttatttaaataggttcatttttcagagggatacacagtgtattggggtatcgtgattttagtaattacgtgtttataagagcgattttctgttgtccttccatRgaagcgggcagcatccagacggacaataaaacactttttaatataagttgctgctttgacatgatcacagaactgccaaaacatataaatacaagacaaagtgaatcacagcaacgtcatcagccggtgtaacgctgtgTAAGGGACAATGCGGTGAAGCTAGTTACRGCGGAGCTGCGCCAATAAGCTAcaatcactgaatagaagaagagctgccattgatacagttgcagccMagcatgatttaatgttacacaatacagttttaccaagttgctcaatgtctaaactggtattgttgtgcatataaggtgtaaattttaccttcgaccaaacgccccccaaaggtatcccagcgcccccctttaataaaaatgtccgccagcgccccctgccgtcctctgaacgcccccctGGGGGGGCgctaccgcccacgttgagaactgctaaTCTAGCCCATATGTTTTGATACTAGTGATTCACCCATCAGACTTTTTGCTCATAGTTAAGTTCAGCTCAGCTCCTCATCCCCATggtattttaaaatgagctgtttcaaaaaccttctgtCATAAATGGGTAGACACTGCCACTCACCTACCAACCCTAGTGAATCCCTGCCTGTTACCTAGAAACTCCAGTAAAACCCGGCCCATTACCTACCATGACCTTCACCCAGATGGTGGCGATGATAGCAGGAGTTCATCACACTATTATCGGGTTGATGGTTCGACTCCCGTTCAGCCGCCTATGTCATTGTGTCCCTGGGAAAGTCACTGCACCTGCCTTGCCAGCTTTAAGGCCCAACAGGTGGTGTCGCTGCATCGCAGCCTCAcctctgtcagactgccccagggcagctgtggctactatctAGTAGCGCACCACCATCAACGTGTGAGAATGGGTGAATGAGGCCCTAAAATGGCTCATTTTGAAAGGTAATCATTAGGCAGAGCTGGAGCAGGCTAATTATCTAAGACtgattttgtacaaaaagtTGTGAGCATGCTTTGTATAGTACATAAACCTATCCTAATCTTACCTGTTCAAGGAAGAAAAGcattaactgaaaaacaatattgtttttcaatatttaattttatattttattaaaaacaaaagaacaaaaaacaatcaaacagcATACACTATAAGAAATAAAACGTGTAGTAAATATTAGCCAGATAACACTTTTTATGTAATCCAAATTTATCCATAAAAATGATAATTCTCTAGTTCCTGTAATTTGATCTCATTGTGTAATTCCTTCTTCTGGCAAGAATCAATAATGAATTCACTATATATTGATTTAGGGATTTTTGTGGAGGGACATGTATGCTTTGGCTCGGCTCCTTGTGCTTCATTTCACACTATAGCAGCATCTTCTTTATGGGAGAACAGGAGCATCTTCCCACAACTCTGTGTATGtcttttgtcattgttttacCTACGacttttattcaaaaagaaTCACAAGTGAACAAAACTGTTAATGGGTTTTAGTTTAGTATCTGTTACTGCATGGTGAAAGAGCACTGATAAACCATGCTAGCAGAAAATTCATGATTATATTAATGTGTACTGTTGGTTGCTATGCCATGTTTCCATATTAAAATAACGTAAAAGTATGACAGCATCAAGAAAAGAGGGGGATTTGCAGGTCAGAGCTTTCTGTCTGCTCTTGTTCCTCTTTTTCTACAACATGATGATGTAATGTTTGCAACCTTTTACATCAACTAATTCATATTGGATTTGTTTGTAAATAACATACAATAAAAAGACTCGACTCATCTCTTAAACTGCTGGCTTAAACCTAATGAGCCTGATCAGAGATATTCTGAATCCACAAAAAATTGCTTGAGGATTAGCTAACCGAGAGCAGCTCATCGTGCAGTTCCATAGATGATGATGTGATTTTGTGTTCAGGATGGAGTTGTTCTTGGTGCTGACACCAGAGCCACTGAAGGCATGGTGGTGGCTGATAAAAATTGCTCCAAGATCCACTATATCTCCCCCAACATTTAGTAAGTGACAGCTCAGCTCTTCCTTTATCCTTAAATTATGCATTACGTAGCCTCTCTGAATGGAGGTTTTGCTATATTATAGCAGAAATAGTGAACCCCCTCCTTACTGCTCCTTTGTGTTGTTGTCCAGCTGCTGCGGTGCAGGAACCGCTGCTGACACTGAGATGACCACTCAGATCATCTCATCCAACCTGGAGCTGCACTCCCTGTCCACAGGCAGACTGCCACGTGTGGCAACTGCTAACCGCATGCTCAAGCAGATGCTCTTCAGGTAggcctctgtgtttgtgttgctgagTAATGAACATCCTCACTGTTAACCCACTGTCATTATTAGCCCAGAAAGCTTCGGTTACCAGATCTTATCACTCAAGCAGACCCACTGCATCTTTacatttgctgctgtttgtggcAGGAATCAGTGCTGGATAAAAGCTAGAACAAGTTTAGACAGTAGATGGGTTTctattgaccataaaattgcacaaattgaagttacaaaaataaatttgcttaatgaaaacactttgTTCACATCACACAAGGTATCAACAACCAGTTGTTACTACTAGCGAAACAATGAACAAGATGGCAGGAAGTAGTAGGAAAAAGATAGGTTTTTTGGGATAACACAATTCATAAAAAGTTaccaacatgttgaatccacTGCAACATGGATAACTCTTCTGTATAATCAACAATAATTTCTCTAAAACACAGCATACGTAGCCGCTTCTAAGTATAAGTGGCTAGTCTCTCCAATGCCTGAATAAGTCACTGACATCTCCTCTGATGTCTGATGGCTCATCATGTCTGATGGAGCCATGActgaattttatatatatatatatatatatatatatatatatatataagcaatttttcaattaaaaaaaatccttttgatactgaattattaaataaatagacataagggctcaagaaaaaaagatatctatagtttttaatgtgaaaaagagGGCTCCCACTggtatttaggaaaaaaaaatccatgactCTCCATGACCTTCAGTATAATTGTCCATGACCCACGAACAACAGGTTGAGAAAGAAAAGTGTATGACTGACAGACTAACCCCACCAAATTGAACTATAGCGTCAGACACGCTCTGCAAGTGAAATGCTTCAAATCGGGCCGCGCTAGAAGCCCTCAACAATCCACAacgcctccacatagactttgaaagTAAATCAGACGCACTTGGTGCTCAAAACGCATTTTGTGTGAATGCATTATAAAGCTAGTCGCACTTTTTTAAGCTCACGTTGAGCGTGCATCACTTTTCTGTGACTTCTGCCGTTTTCTTGCTCTTTAAAGCGTTCTGTTGCATGTTTTCAGTCAGGAAACCAGTTTCAAGCAGCGCTGACTTTTAGCATCATTAAAAATACGACATGCAAACCAGTATGTTTGGAGGTACTCACCACTTGGAACTGGTTTTCAAAACGCCATCTGGAGAAGAGTcgtttctgattttttttcgtttttgtaAACCTGTTCCAATGCTTGAAAATTAATATCCATATTTTGACAGCTCCCTGCTTCTTGCTCACCCCAGTAAGCCCACACAAACTCATCCAAAGCGCAGGATCAGTACTGCACGGATTATCCGCAGTCATCGTTGCAACTGGCGAAGAAGATCGCATTTCTACCGCCTCCAACTCCACAGACACGAGATCAGACACAGCTCCAGGTTCTGGTGGGACCGTAGAGCCACTGTTAGCAAGGCTAATGTTTTGAGAACCAAAGAAGAATTATGGGATATAAAAAAACCCTATTAACTTGGATATTTTCTTCATCACCTCTGTTGTCATACTTTCTGTAGTCTGCTATCATGAGAAATTACTCCCTGATGCTCATCGCTTATTACCGATGATTAGATGGACATCTTCTCCCACTCCAGAACAAACATTGggcatgtcttggagcgccgcATGCGAGTTAAAGGGGGAGGCAATACGTGGCAGCGGCAACATAAACGTGTAATTAGTAAGTCGCGTTATTGCTTGAATTTTAATCAGTATATGTTTTGCCTCCAGTGAAAACAaggatgttaacaaataaactggacggTATGCTGGCAATTTAGTGACACTTGCACAGTTACGGtcttgactggtcttgaaataaaatccagagtcCTCAAGGGCCGACACCGAAACGAGACCAAACGCGGTCATGTCAGAGACCAGAACCACAGAAACACACGTAccgcagaaaaaaaacagcatttttgcCCTTATTTGCAAATTCCATGACTTTCCATGACCTGAAATGAAATGCTATGACTTTCCAGGTTTTCCATGACCGGTACAAACCCTGGAAAAAATTCTATTCTGTCCATTCACCTCTCCAGAGTTTCAAGAACTCCTGGTCGTTTATGGAACTTCTTTAGAACTGTGACCGCTCacattagcattcatgacatttattctgctgttgcatgtttagcattgagattttagatttgaatagcttcactgataAGCTAACTCCTATTAGCACAACTTCAACACAACAGTAAGCTTTTCCAGCGTTCATAAATTCAAAATCCAGTCTTGGAGCCTTAACCAAGACTCCAATCTTGGCTAAGCAACTTAGCCAATAGCAGCTTAGCCGTACGTTGCTGTTTTCTGATGTGGCTTGTGCATCAGATTTGCAGTTGTGCCTGAAACATGTGAATATATAAGTAAAAGAaattattgtgttaaaaaattttacattaaaatctataattaaagcaaaattaaCTTTGAGTTCCCGGCTCTACTTTTTACTGTCACTTCTCTGCTTTTCATGGAGCTTGTTCTGCACATGCCTGCTTTCACATTCAGCAGTAGGGCTCTTTGCCCAGGCAGCCAGAAACCAAGAGGTGGAGCTGCTATTCATGGCATCACACTGCAATCAGTCTGTAAAATAtctagttctttttttttgtttttgtttaactttggTAAATGTCTAATTTATCTGGTTTTTAACTTGTGAGTGAgcagttttttgtgtgtgtgtgtgtgtgtgtatgtatctTCAGGTATCAGGGCTACATTGGCGCTGCTCTGGTCCTTGGCGGAGTGGACTGTAATGGACCTCACCTGTATAGCATTTACCCTCATGGTTCCACTGACAAGCTGCCCTACGTCACTATGGGTCAGTTTGTCTCATTAACACAGCTTCTAGCTTTTCTGATAGTTTAAATGCAAACCATAGTTTAATTCAGGGGTGGAAATTAGCACCCGCCACTGGCCAAATGCAGGTAAAAGTATGAAGTGGCGTGTAAATTGGAGCAACGCACTCGCCACTGTGGCGGGTTGACAATttgaacagagaaaaaaaagaagctgcattCAGTTTCAACATCTGTCCAGGGGAGGACTGACCATCTGGGCTACAGACTGATGCATTTACTGTCCATATCTGGCGGCCTTGCGCTGTcataatttaacaacaaaagtatattaaatataatttttagcGACCGCGACAGCCCATTGGTTGATTTTATTGATGGACATTGGACTTCAATAAGCTCAATGTCTGACAATacaaatttttaatttccacccctggtttaatttctttgtttttacattgtttttgttgttccatTTATCCTCACTTGTTTCTGTGGAAGAGAGTAAGACGAACTACTGAACGGACGTTGTTTTGGAGTCAGTAATTTATACAGTAAAATGGACGTTTCCTTATTAGATTGCTACTAtcattttcaatcagttttcatttcatggttttattttcta of the Poecilia reticulata strain Guanapo linkage group LG12, Guppy_female_1.0+MT, whole genome shotgun sequence genome contains:
- the psmb7 gene encoding proteasome subunit beta type-7 isoform X1, whose protein sequence is MATLTMSRPPVAGFSFENCRRNVFLEGEVNNLECSLPAARKTGTTICGVVFKDGVVLGADTRATEGMVVADKNCSKIHYISPNIYCCGAGTAADTEMTTQIISSNLELHSLSTGRLPRVATANRMLKQMLFRYQGYIGAALVLGGVDCNGPHLYSIYPHGSTDKLPYVTMGSGSLAAMAIFEDRYKPDLEEEEAKLLVRDAIAAGIFNDLGSGSNIDLTVITKGNVDYIRPHDEANKKGVRLIELEALQLTGDYKYKRGTTAVLSKCVTPLDLQVVEESIQTMDTS
- the psmb7 gene encoding proteasome subunit beta type-7 isoform X2; protein product: MATLTMSRPPVAGFSFENCRRNVFLEGEVNNLECSLPAARKTGTTICGVVFKDGVVLGADTRATEGMVVADKNCSKIHYISPNIYCCGAGTAADTEMTTQIISSNLELHSLSTGRLPRVATANRMLKQMLFRYQGYIGAALVLGGVDCNGPHLYSIYPHGSTDKLPYVTMGSGSLAAMAIFEDRYKPDLEEEEAKLLVRDAIAAGIFNDLGSGSNIDLTVITKGNVDYIRPHDEANKKGVRTGDYKYKRGTTAVLSKCVTPLDLQVVEESIQTMDTS